From Bufo gargarizans isolate SCDJY-AF-19 chromosome 10, ASM1485885v1, whole genome shotgun sequence, the proteins below share one genomic window:
- the LOC122920022 gene encoding mucin-5AC-like: MEGNDTPTKSVKEGESLSGSDSSEEPRQPSKGSPNKKDSTSAKGSKEKVTPPNKGYFNEVLKKLFKGSSSEEDQSRNSGRKDSKQNDSKPSKGYFNEFIKRIFKSSSSEENQNGNSGRSDSQEKVSKTDKGFLNEIINKVFKDFLSEEADLPTIFQSGKDVDSSELLKVVGYGICSTQQMASEIECNVRSDLSIKNKNSVSQCNRDTAIACLLARQEGIDAPVCDYYSIRVLCCSKVCGETRVYTESTSETPTTSISTKTSTPPYYHSTTISEKTTSPISTISTTKTTPTSTSHSTTPTSQTTTTSPSTSIRSTPTSTSVSTPTTSISTKTSTPPYYDSTTTSERTTSPISTISTTKTTPISTSYSTTPTSQTTTTSPSTSIRSTPTSTSVSTPTTSISTKTSTPPYYDSTTTSERTTSPISTISTTKTTPISTSYSTTTTSKTTTTSPSTSTRSTPTSTPVSTSRSTSGTTVSSTPPTHSSTSVSTTSSTTCPYAYSMKCYWSSFMEGNDTPTKSVKEGESVSGSDSSEEPRQPSKGSPNKKDSTSAKGSKEKVTPPNKGYFNEVLKKLFKGSSSEEDHSRNSGRKDSKQNDSKPSKGYFNEFIKRIFKSSSSEENQNGNSGRSDSQEKVSKTDKGFLNEIINKVFKDFSSEEADLPTIFQSGKDVDSSELLKVVGYGICSTQQMASEIECNVRSDLSIKKKNSVSQCNRDTAIACLLARQEGIDAPVCDYYSIRVLCCSKVCGETTALTESTSETPTTSISTKTSTSPYYHSTTISEKTTSPISTISTTKTTPTSTSHSTTPTSQTTTTSPSTSIRSTPTSTSVSTPTTSISTKTSTPPYYDSTTTSERTTSPISTISTTKTTPISTSYSTTTTSKTTTTSPSTSTRSTPTSTPVSTSRSTSGTTVSSTPPTHSSTSVSTTSSTTCPYAYSMKCYWSSFMEGNDTPTKSVKEGESLSGSDSSEEPRQPSKGSPNKKDSSSAKGSKEKVTPPNKGYFNEVLKKLFKGSSSEEDQSRNSGRKDSKQNDSKPSKGYFNEFIKRIFKSSSSEENQNGNSGRSDSQEKVSKTDKGFLNEIINKVFKDFSSEEADLPTIFQSGKDVDSSELLKVVGYGICSTQQMASEIECNVRSDLSIKKKNSVSQCNRDTAIACLLARQEGIDAPVCNYYSIRVLCCSKVCGETTALTESTSETPTTSISTKTSTSPYYHSTTISEKTTSPISTISTTKTTPTSTSHSTTPTSQTTTTSPSTSIRSTPTSTSVSTPTTSISTKTSTPPYYDSTTTSERTTSPISTISTTKTTPISTSYSTTTTSKTTTTSPSTSTRSTPTSTPVSTSRSTSGTTVSSTPPTHSSTSVSTTSSTTCPYAYSMKCYWSSFMEGNDTPTKSVKEGESLSGSDSSEEPRQPSKGSPNKKDSSSAKGSKEKVTPPNKGYFNEVLKKLFKGSSSEEDQSRNSGRKDSKQNDSKPSKGYFNEFIKRIFKSSSSEENQNGNSGRSDSQEKVSKTDKGFLNEIINKVFKDFSSEEADLPTIFQSGKDVDSSELLKVVGYGICSTQQMASEIECNVRSDLSIKNKNSVSQCNRDTAIACLLARQEGIDAPVCDYYSIRVLCCSKVCGETRVYTESTSETPTTSISTKTSTPPYYHSTTISEKTTSPISTISTTKTTPTSTSHSTTPTSQTTTTSPSTSIRSTPTSTSVSTPTTSISTKTSTPPYYDSTTTSERTTSPISTISTTKTTPISTSYSTTTTSKTTTTSPSTSTRSTPTSTPVSTSRSTSGTTVSSTPPTHSSTSVSTTSSTTCPYAYSMKCYWSSFMEGNDTPTKSVKEGESLSGSDSSEEPRQPSKGSPNKKDSSSAKGSKEKVTPPNKGYFNEVLKKLFKGSSSEEDHSRNSGRKDSKQNDSKPSKGYFNEFIKRIFKSSSSEENQNGNSGRSDSQEKVSKTDKGFLNEIINKVFKDFSSEEADLPTIFQSGKDVDSSELLKVVGYGICSTQQMASEIECNVRSDLSIKKKNSVSQCNRDTAIACLLARQEGIDAPVCDYYSIRVLCCSKVCGETTALTESTSETPTTSISTKTSTSPYYHSTTISEKTTSPISTISTTKTTPTSTSHSTTPTSQTTTTSPSTSTRSTPTSTFVSFTSTSSTATSSSTTSTLSTTKTIPTSSSYLTISTSGTTTTTKSTFSSSPSSSPPTSSTSQSTTLTTVTSHTPYTFTSTSGTTTSPTSTSSFTTSSVSSTSYTTPLSTSVLSSSSTKITSGTSTIYSQTSPTSTSISTMSTPPICFCQVNNSLFSPGETIYKIADKSGCEYSAKCSRGCQLERFGADCPTTTTSGSTTPIGSTTPGGPTTPGTTGSKFTTPTSTSTSTTPISSTTYSVKSTSVTTSTLSSSSPFISTSTNVSSTTGSTAVSLTTLFSSTAPSTANTCGECVCLMPKCGSGYKVVSFLPPGACCVNITCANSQVSLLPSKMTTMLLRLPNASDVHLVPQDFLFVQLCFWIGQHLNNVGQSKGSSKYLALPSAQYESESPDKWCEENSLQSHWKDILSNKQQKFASKNIITFTSTVSKMSRKGTWLRGFRGSIIPQPKDACQKCECSQEMDSDSGFYAIKCSPIVCDTTCSPGYEYKMKSGQCCGECVAKQCAMKGDNSTDVYIEVGEKYRNANSKCSYYECNEENGQPVLTRVKKVCQELDISRCDLNSITYDEDGCCRTCQPRQDNVLTTAIPGSDLSTLPPGSDLSTVPPESGSSTVPPGSGSSTVPPGSDLSTLPPGSDLSTLPPGSDLSTLPPGSDLSTLPPGSGLSTLPPGSGSSTVPPGSGSSTVPPGSDLSTLPPGSDLSTLPPGSGLSTLPPGSGSSTVPPGSGSSTVPPGSFSSTVPPGSNVTSTTQGASVTKSSRVPEDCGVRTNITVLQEDDCVATVELTFCGGPCMGTSVFSMATKSMMHTCSCCSELEVGKKSVQLLCANGTRRVYTYTDVLRCGCVSAFCTPDNKFNVLNKYSNRSQAIPGSNSNES; encoded by the exons ATGGAAGGTAACGATACACCAACAAAGTCTGTTAAAGAAGGAGAAAGTTTATCAGGTAGTGATTCCAGTGAAGAGCCGCGTCAACCCTCTAAGGGCTCCCCCAATAAAAAAGATAGCACCTCTGCAAAGGGTTCTAAGGAAAAAGTTACACCTCCCAATAAAGGATACTTCAATGaagtgctgaaaaagcttttcaaGGGCTCCTCAAGTGAAGAAGACCAAAGCCGTAACTCAGGAAGAAAAGATTCTAAACAGAATGACAGCAAGCCCAGTAAAGGATATTTCAATGAATTCATCAAAAGAATTTTCAAAAGTTCTTCAAGCGAAGAAAACCAAAACGGCAACTCTGGAAGAAGTGATTCTCAAGAAAAAGTCAGCAAAACAGATAAAGGATTCTTAAATGAAATAATCAACAAGGTTTTTAAAGACTTTTTAAGCGAGGAAGCCGATTTACCCACAATCTTCCAGTCTGGTAAAGATGTCGATAGCTCAGAGCTACTAAAGGTCGTTGGTTATGGAATATGTTCAACACAGCAAATGGCCAGTGAAATTGAGTGTAACGTAAGATCAGACTTGAGCATCAAGAATAAAAATTCAGTATCACAGTGTAACAGGGACACTGCTATTGCTTGCCTACTGGCCAGACAGGAAGGAATTGATGCACCAGTATGTGACTATTATAGTATTAGGGTACTATGCTGTTCTAAAGTCTGTGGTGAAACAAGAGTTTATACCGAATCTACAAGTGAAACACCAACCACCTCTATCTCAACTAAAACATCTACACCACCATATTATCATTCTACAACTATAAGTGAGAAAACAACCAGCCCCATTTCAACTATAAGCACAACCAAGACAACCCCAACATCAACCTCTCATTCTACTACACCAACAAGCCAAACCACAACCACTTCACCATCAACCTCAATAAGGTCAACCCCCACATCTACCTCTGTTTCTACACCAACCACCTCTATCTCAACTAAAACATCTACACCACCATATTATGATTCTACAACTACAAGTGAGAGAACAACCAGCCCCATTTCAACTATAAGCACAACCAAGACAACCCCAATATCAACCTCTTATTCTACTACACCAACAAGCCAAACCACAACCACTTCACCATCAACCTCAATAAGGTCAACCCCCACATCTACCTCTGTTTCTACACCAACCACCTCTATCTCAACTAAAACATCTACACCACCATATTATGATTCTACAACTACAAGTGAGAGAACAACCAGCCCCATTTCAACTATAAGCACAACCAAGACAACCCCAATATCAACCTCTTATTCTACTACAACAACAAGCAAAACCACAACTACTTCACCATCAACCTCAACGAGGTcaacccccacatctacccctgtTTCTACAAGTAGGAGTACAAGTGGAACGACAGTTTCATCAACACCGCCCACTCATTCATCAACCAGTGTTTCAACTACTTCTTCAACAACTTGTCCATACGCATATTCCATGAAATGCTATTGGTCATCATTTATGGAAGGTAACGATACACCAACAAAGTCTGTTAAAGAAGGAGAAAGTGTATCAGGAAGTGATTCCAGTGAAGAGCCTCGTCAACCCTCTAAGGGCTCCCCCAATAAAAAAGATAGCACCTCTGCAAAGGGTTCTAAGGAAAAAGTTACACCTCCCAATAAAGGATACTTCAATGaagtgctgaaaaagcttttcaaGGGCTCCTCAAGTGAAGAAGACCATAGCCGTAACTCAGGAAGAAAAGATTCTAAACAGAATGACAGCAAGCCCAGTAAAGGATATTTCAATGAATTCATCAAAAGAATTTTCAAAAGTTCTTCAAGCGAAGAAAACCAAAACGGTAACTCTGGAAGAAGTGATTCTCAAGAAAAAGTCAGCAAAACAGATAAAGGATTCTTAAATGAAATAATAAACAAGGTTTTTAAAGACTTTTCAAGCGAGGAAGCCGATTTACCCACAATCTTCCAGTCTGGTAAAGATGTTGATAGCTCAGAGCTACTAAAGGTCGTTGGTTATGGAATATGTTCAACACAGCAAATGGCCAGTGAAATTGAGTGTAACGTAAGATCAGACTTGAGCATCAAGAAGAAAAATTCAGTATCACAGTGTAACAGGGACACTGCTATTGCTTGCCTACTGGCCAGACAGGAAGGAATCGATGCACCAGTATGTGACTATTATAGTATTAGGGTACTATGCTGTTCTAAAGTCTGTGGTGAAACAACAGCACTTACCGAATCTACAAGTGAAACACCAACCACCTCTATCTCAACTAAAACATCTACATCACCATATTATCATTCTACAACTATAAGTGAGAAAACAACCAGCCCCATTTCAACTATAAGCACAACCAAGACAACCCCAACATCAACCTCTCATTCTACTACACCAACAAGCCAAACCACAACCACTTCACCATCAACCTCAATAAGGTCAACCCCCACATCTACCTCTGTTTCTACACCAACCACCTCTATCTCAACTAAAACATCTACACCACCATATTATGATTCTACAACTACAAGTGAGAGAACAACCAGCCCCATTTCAACTATAAGCACAACCAAGACAACCCCAATATCAACCTCTTATTCTACTACAACAACAAGCAAAACCACAACTACTTCACCATCAACCTCAACGAGGTcaacccccacatctacccctgtTTCTACAAGTAGGAGTACAAGTGGAACGACAGTTTCATCAACACCGCCCACTCATTCATCAACCAGTGTTTCAACTACTTCTTCAACAACTTGTCCATACGCATATTCCATGAAATGCTATTGGTCATCATTTATGGAAGGTAACGATACACCAACAAAGTCTGTTAAAGAAGGAGAAAGTTTATCAGGAAGTGATTCCAGTGAAGAGCCTCGTCAACCCTCTAAGGGCTCCCCCAATAAAAAAGATAGCAGCTCTGCAAAGGGTTCTAAGGAAAAAGTTACACCTCCCAATAAAGGATACTTCAATGaagtgctgaaaaagcttttcaaGGGCTCCTCAAGTGAAGAAGACCAAAGCCGTAACTCAGGAAGAAAAGATTCTAAACAGAATGACAGCAAGCCCAGTAAAGGATATTTCAATGAATTCATCAAAAGAATTTTCAAAAGTTCTTCAAGCGAAGAAAACCAAAACGGTAACTCTGGAAGAAGTGATTCTCAAGAAAAAGTCAGCAAAACAGATAAAGGATTCTTAAATGAAATAATCAACAAGGTTTTTAAAGACTTTTCAAGCGAGGAAGCCGATTTACCCACAATCTTCCAGTCTGGTAAAGATGTTGATAGCTCAGAGCTACTAAAGGTCGTTGGTTATGGAATATGTTCAACACAGCAAATGGCCAGTGAAATTGAGTGTAACGTAAGATCAGACTTGAGCATCAAGAAGAAAAATTCTGTATCACAGTGTAACAGGGACACTGCTATTGCTTGCCTACTGGCCAGACAGGAAGGAATCGATGCACCAGTATGTAACTATTATAGTATTAGGGTACTATGCTGTTCTAAAGTCTGTGGTGAAACAACAGCACTTACCGAATCTACAAGTGAAACACCAACCACCTCTATCTCAACTAAAACATCTACATCACCATATTATCATTCTACAACTATAAGTGAGAAAACAACCAGCCCCATTTCAACTATAAGCACAACCAAGACAACCCCAACATCAACCTCTCATTCTACTACACCAACAAGCCAAACCACAACCACTTCACCATCAACCTCAATAAGGTCAACCCCCACATCTACCTCTGTTTCTACACCAACCACCTCTATCTCAACTAAAACATCTACACCACCATATTATGATTCTACAACTACAAGTGAGAGAACAACCAGCCCCATTTCAACTATAAGCACAACCAAGACAACCCCAATATCAACCTCTTATTCTACTACAACAACAAGCAAAACCACAACTACTTCACCATCAACCTCAACGAGGTcaacccccacatctacccctgtTTCTACAAGTAGGAGTACAAGTGGAACGACAGTTTCATCAACACCGCCCACTCATTCATCAACCAGTGTTTCAACTACTTCTTCAACAACTTGTCCATACGCATATTCCATGAAATGCTATTGGTCATCATTTATGGAAGGTAACGATACACCAACAAAGTCTGTTAAAGAAGGAGAAAGTTTATCAGGTAGTGATTCCAGTGAAGAGCCGCGTCAACCCTCTAAGGGCTCCCCCAATAAAAAAGATAGCAGCTCTGCAAAGGGTTCTAAGGAAAAAGTTACACCTCCCAATAAAGGATACTTCAATGaagtgctgaaaaagcttttcaaGGGCTCCTCAAGTGAAGAAGACCAAAGCCGTAACTCAGGAAGAAAAGATTCTAAACAGAATGACAGCAAGCCCAGTAAAGGATATTTCAATGAATTCATCAAAAGAATTTTCAAAAGTTCTTCAAGCGAAGAAAACCAAAACGGCAACTCTGGAAGAAGTGATTCTCAAGAAAAAGTCAGCAAAACAGATAAAGGATTCTTAAATGAAATAATCAACAAGGTTTTTAAAGACTTTTCAAGCGAGGAAGCCGATTTACCCACAATCTTCCAGTCTGGTAAAGATGTCGATAGCTCAGAGCTACTAAAGGTCGTTGGTTATGGAATATGTTCAACACAGCAAATGGCCAGTGAAATTGAGTGTAACGTAAGATCAGACTTGAGCATCAAGAATAAAAATTCAGTATCACAGTGTAACAGGGACACTGCTATTGCTTGCCTACTGGCCAGACAGGAAGGAATTGATGCACCAGTATGTGACTATTATAGTATTAGGGTACTATGCTGTTCTAAAGTCTGTGGTGAAACAAGAGTTTATACCGAATCTACAAGTGAAACACCAACCACCTCTATCTCAACTAAAACATCTACACCACCATATTATCATTCTACAACTATAAGTGAGAAAACAACCAGCCCCATTTCAACTATAAGCACAACCAAGACAACCCCAACATCAACCTCTCATTCTACTACACCAACAAGCCAAACCACAACCACTTCACCATCAACCTCAATAAGGTCAACCCCCACATCTACCTCTGTTTCTACACCAACCACCTCTATCTCAACTAAAACATCTACACCACCATATTATGATTCTACAACTACAAGTGAGAGAACAACCAGCCCCATTTCAACTATAAGCACAACCAAGACAACCCCAATATCAACCTCTTATTCTACTACAACAACAAGCAAAACCACAACTACTTCACCATCAACCTCAACGAGGTcaacccccacatctacccctgtTTCTACAAGTAGGAGTACAAGTGGAACGACAGTTTCATCAACACCGCCCACTCATTCATCAACCAGTGTTTCAACTACTTCTTCAACAACTTGTCCATACGCATATTCCATGAAATGCTATTGGTCATCATTTATGGAAGGTAACGATACACCAACAAAGTCTGTTAAAGAAGGAGAAAGTTTATCAGGAAGTGATTCCAGTGAAGAGCCTCGTCAACCCTCTAAGGGCTCCCCCAATAAAAAAGATAGCAGCTCTGCAAAGGGTTCTAAGGAAAAAGTTACACCTCCCAATAAAGGATACTTCAATGaagtgctgaaaaagcttttcaaGGGCTCCTCAAGTGAAGAAGACCATAGCCGTAACTCAGGAAGAAAAGATTCTAAACAGAATGACAGCAAGCCCAGTAAAGGATATTTCAATGAATTCATCAAAAGAATTTTCAAAAGTTCTTCAAGCGAAGAAAACCAAAACGGTAACTCTGGAAGAAGTGATTCTCAAGAAAAAGTCAGCAAAACAGATAAAGGATTCTTAAATGAAATAATAAACAAGGTTTTTAAAGACTTTTCAAGCGAGGAAGCCGATTTACCCACAATCTTCCAGTCTGGTAAAGATGTTGATAGCTCAGAGCTACTAAAGGTCGTTGGTTATGGAATATGTTCAACACAGCAAATGGCCAGTGAAATTGAGTGTAACGTAAGATCAGACTTGAGCATCAAGAAGAAAAATTCAGTATCACAGTGTAACAGGGACACTGCTATTGCTTGCCTACTGGCCAGACAGGAAGGAATCGATGCACCAGTATGTGACTATTATAGTATTAGGGTACTATGCTGTTCTAAAGTCTGTGGTGAAACAACAGCACTTACCGAATCTACAAGTGAAACACCAACCACCTCTATCTCAACTAAAACATCTACATCACCATATTATCATTCTACAACTATAAGTGAGAAAACAACCAGCCCCATTTCAACTATAAGCACAACCAAGACAACCCCAACATCAACCTCTCATTCTACTACACCAACAAGCCAAACCACAACCACTTCACCATCAACCTCAACGAGGTCAACCCCCACATCCACCTTTGTTTCTTTTACATCCACAAGCAGTACAGCCACCTCTAGTTCAACCACATCAACATTAAGCACAACTAAGACAATCCCAACGTCATCTTCTTATTTAACTATTTCAACAAGTGGAACTACGACTACTACAAAATCAACCTTCTCATCATCACCATCCTCATCACCTCCTACAAGTTCAACATCTCAATCTACAACATTAACAACTGTTACATCTCATACCCCTTATACGTTTACTTCTACTTCTGGAACAACAACTTCACCAACATCTACTTCATCTTTTACTACATCATCAGTGTCATCTACTTCTTATACTACTCCTTTATCTACAAGTGTTTTATCTTCTAGTAGCacaaagattacatcaggaaCTAGCACAATCTATTCTCAGACGTCGCCAACATCCACATCAATCTCAACAATGAGCACACCACCAATTTGTTTCTGTCAAGTAAATAACTCACTTTTCTCACCTG GTGAGACCATCTATAAAATAGCTGATAAGAGTGGTTGTGAATACTCTGCAAAATGTAGCAGGGGCTGCCAACTGGAAAGATTTGGTGCGGATTGCCCCACAACAACAACTAGTGGATCAACAACACCTATTGGATCAACAACACCTGGTGGACCAACAACACCTGGCACAACAGGATCAAAGTTCACAACTCCTACATCAACTTCAACATCTACAACCCCTATATCTTCAACAACATACTCTGTTAAATCAACATCCGTGACTACATCAACTCTATCAAGTTCATCACCATTTATATCGACATCTACCAACGTGTCATCCACAACTGGATCAACCGCTGTATCATTAACAACCTTATTCAGTTCTACAGCACCCTCAACTGctaaca CTTGTGGTGAATGCGTATGTCTAATGCCAAAATGTGGATCTGGCTACAAAGTCGTTTCTTTCCTGCCACCTGGTGCCTGTTGTGTTAATATTACATGTG CAAATTCCCAGGtttctcttctgccatccaagatgaccACAATGCTTCTTAGACTACCTAATGCATCAGATGTTCATTTGGTACCCCAAGACTTCCTATTTGTCCAGCTCTGcttttggattggccagcacttgaACAATGTtggccaatccaagggcagcagCAAGTATCTTGCTCTACCAAGTGCACAGTATGAATCTGAAAGTCCTGATAAATGGTGTG AGGAAAACAGCTTACAAAGCCATTGGAAAGACATATTAAGCAACAAGCAACAAAAGTTTGCCTCAAAGAACATCATAACATTTACTTCAACTGTTTCAAAAATGTCTAGAAAAGGGACATGGCTAAGAGGATTT agaggatCTATCATTCCACAGCCAAAAGATGCATGCCAAAAATGTGAATGTTCTCAAGAGATGGACAGTGATTCAGGATTCTATGCTATAAAATGTTCACCTATTGTTTGTGACACTACTTGCAGTCCT GGCTATGAGTACAAAATGAAGAGTGGACAGTGTTGCGGAGAATGTGTGGCAAAACAATGTGCTATGAAGGGCGATAACAGCACTGATGTTTACATTGAG GTTGGGGAGAAGTACCGTAATGCAAATAGTAAATGCAGCTACTACGAATGTAATGAAGAAAATGGTCAGCCCGTCCTTACCAGAGTGAAGAAGGTTTGCCAGGAGTTAGACATCAGCAGATGTGACCTG AACTCAATAACATATGATGAAGATGGTTGCTGTAGAACATGTCAACCTCGGCAAGATAATG tcttAACTACAGCTATTCCAGGATCAGACTTAAGCACTCTTCCTCCAGGATCAGACTTAAGCACAGTTCCTCCAGAATCAGGTTCAAGCACAGTTCCTCCAGGATCAGGTTCAAGCACAGTTCCTCCAGGATCAGACTTAAGCACTCTTCCTCCAGGATCAGACTTAAGCACTCTTCCTCCAGGATCAGACTTAAGCACTCTTCCTCCAGGATCAGACTTAAGCACTCTTCCTCCAGGATCAGGTTTGAGCACTCTTCCTCCAGGATCAGGTTCAAGCACAGTTCCTCCAGGATCAGGTTCAAGCACAGTTCCTCCAGGATCAGACTTAAGCACTCTTCCTCCAGGATCAGACTTAAGCACTCTTCCTCCAGGATCAGGTTTGAGCACTCTTCCTCCAGGATCAGGTTCGAGCACAGTTCCTCCAGGATCAGGTTCAAGCACAGTTCCTCCAGGATCATTTTCAAGCACAGTTCCTCCAGGATCAAATGTTACTAGCACTACTCAAGGAGCATCAGTCACCAAATCATCAAGGGTTCCAGAAGACTGTGGTGTTCGTACAAATATTACTGTCCTGCAAGAAGATGACTGTGTGGCAACAGTAGAGCTCACATTCTGTGGAGGCCCCTGCATGGGAACTTCTGT GTTCTCTATGGCTACCAAGAGCATGATGCACACATGTTCATGCTGCTCAGAACTTGAAGTAGGCAAGAAGAGTGTCCAGCTTCTTTGCGCTAATGGAACACGCAGAGTCTACACTTACACAGATGTTCTCCGATGCGGTTGTGTTAGTGCCTTCTGTACACCTGACAACAAATTTAATGTACTAAATAAATACTCTAACAGAAGCCAGGCTATCCCAGGCAGCAACAGTAATGAATCTTAG